From the genome of Ornithobacterium rhinotracheale, one region includes:
- the menA gene encoding 1,4-dihydroxy-2-naphthoate octaprenyltransferase, which yields MKIWIHAARLRTLPLSLSGIILGSFIAKFYQSFDFLLFALACLTTLLLQVLSNYANDYGDGIKGTDEIRTGEMRAVAAGKISAHAMKNAVIITALLSLLSALLLLFLAYYPAHLALLLSYIFLGLVCIWAAIQYTVGKKAYGYRGLGDIFVFLCFGLIAVIGTTMLFTKSFIPTLLLPASAIGLLSTAVLNLNNMRDLPQDKDKGKITIPVKIGVAKAKRYHSILLFSPFILMNIYFIINQVPLPAYFFNVLLPFAQKMNIRVMENVIPAELDSELKKTALLTLVFALFCGIGLVFN from the coding sequence ATGAAAATATGGATTCACGCTGCACGGCTCAGAACGCTCCCACTCTCACTCAGTGGAATCATTTTAGGCAGTTTCATTGCTAAATTTTACCAAAGTTTTGATTTTCTGCTCTTTGCATTAGCCTGCCTCACGACTTTGCTTTTGCAAGTGCTCTCCAATTATGCCAATGATTACGGCGACGGCATCAAAGGTACCGACGAAATAAGAACGGGCGAAATGCGTGCCGTAGCCGCTGGAAAAATCTCTGCACACGCCATGAAAAATGCCGTGATTATCACCGCTCTGCTCTCACTCCTTTCAGCCTTATTGCTGCTATTTTTGGCATACTATCCTGCGCATTTGGCTCTGCTACTCTCCTATATATTCCTAGGCTTAGTCTGCATTTGGGCGGCCATTCAGTACACTGTGGGCAAAAAAGCGTACGGCTACCGTGGCTTAGGAGACATCTTTGTATTTTTATGTTTTGGGCTCATTGCCGTAATTGGGACAACGATGCTTTTCACCAAAAGTTTTATCCCAACTTTGCTCCTGCCCGCATCAGCGATTGGGCTTTTAAGCACCGCCGTTCTTAACCTCAACAATATGAGAGATTTGCCGCAAGACAAAGATAAGGGGAAAATCACAATACCTGTAAAAATTGGAGTGGCTAAGGCTAAAAGATATCACAGCATTCTGCTTTTTTCACCTTTTATATTAATGAATATTTATTTCATTATCAATCAAGTGCCGTTGCCAGCTTACTTCTTTAATGTGCTGCTCCCTTTTGCTCAAAAAATGAACATTCGGGTGATGGAAAATGTGATTCCTGCCGAGCTAGATAGTGAGCTTAAAAAAACAGCCCTCCTCACCTTGGTCTTTGCCCTCTTTTGCGGAATAGGCTTAGTTTTTAATTAA
- a CDS encoding uracil-xanthine permease family protein: MKNLSIKTLLLGIQFMFVAFGATILVPILVTTGVEAELAAKGIMNFPDTYKSFTPAVALFTAGVATLLFHLITKGKVPVFLGSSFSFIAPIPIAVVAYGYEGALSGLASVGILYLIFGLLVKQFGIGFIQKIFPSVVVGPVIMVIGLSLAPVAIQNASNNWLIALITLITAIITVMYGRGMLKLIPIFTALVVGYIVSYFAGIVEVNNIQNAQWFSAPSLVFPSFSWKAVLYIAPVAIAPIVEHIGNIYAIGKVAHKDFIKEPGLHRTMIGDGVGSFVASCLGGPPNTTYAEVTGAIQLTKVTDPMVLRISAITAIVVSFIGVLTALLTSIPTPVLGGIMILLFGMIASIGINTLIHDKVDFNNTKNQIIASVILVVGIGGADINFGSFQMSGIGLCSLVGVILNLILPENFSFKNSNKN; encoded by the coding sequence ATGAAAAACTTATCAATTAAGACACTATTACTCGGAATCCAGTTTATGTTTGTGGCATTTGGAGCCACGATTTTAGTGCCCATTTTGGTAACCACAGGCGTAGAAGCCGAGCTTGCCGCTAAGGGAATTATGAATTTTCCAGATACTTATAAGAGCTTTACCCCCGCCGTAGCGTTATTTACTGCGGGAGTTGCCACATTGCTGTTTCACCTAATTACAAAGGGGAAAGTTCCTGTATTCTTGGGGAGTAGCTTTTCATTTATTGCTCCCATTCCGATTGCTGTGGTGGCTTATGGCTACGAGGGAGCGCTAAGTGGCTTGGCTTCTGTGGGGATTTTATACTTAATATTTGGACTTTTGGTAAAGCAATTTGGGATAGGATTTATTCAAAAAATATTCCCTTCGGTGGTGGTGGGGCCAGTGATTATGGTCATAGGGCTATCGCTAGCGCCCGTAGCGATACAAAACGCGTCCAATAATTGGCTTATAGCCTTGATTACTTTAATCACGGCAATCATCACCGTGATGTATGGCAGAGGAATGCTTAAATTAATTCCAATATTCACCGCCTTGGTTGTGGGCTATATAGTATCATATTTTGCAGGAATTGTGGAGGTAAATAATATTCAAAATGCCCAATGGTTTAGCGCGCCGAGCTTGGTGTTTCCTTCATTTAGCTGGAAAGCCGTGCTATATATAGCGCCTGTGGCCATTGCCCCAATAGTGGAGCACATCGGGAATATTTATGCCATAGGCAAAGTGGCGCATAAGGATTTTATCAAGGAGCCAGGCCTGCACCGGACTATGATAGGCGATGGAGTAGGGAGTTTCGTAGCCTCGTGTTTAGGCGGCCCACCCAATACCACTTATGCAGAGGTTACGGGCGCGATTCAGCTTACGAAAGTTACCGATCCTATGGTGTTGAGGATTTCGGCAATTACGGCGATCGTGGTATCGTTCATAGGCGTGCTTACGGCACTATTGACTTCTATTCCTACGCCTGTTTTGGGTGGAATTATGATTTTACTTTTCGGAATGATAGCCTCCATTGGGATTAATACCCTAATTCACGATAAAGTAGACTTTAATAATACTAAAAATCAAATCATAGCCTCCGTGATTCTAGTTGTGGGCATTGGGGGTGCTGATATAAATTTTGGTTCATTCCAAATGTCAGGCATTGGTCTGTGTAGCTTAGTTGGAGTAATTTTAAATCTAATTTTGCCTGAAAATTTTAGTTTTAAAAATAGTAATAAAAACTAA
- the udk gene encoding uridine kinase — translation MLVIGIAGGTGCGKTTVVNNILNKLSSGEVIVISQDNYYKDSSHLPFSEREKINFDHPRSIDFDLLVSHIKALKNSKTIEQPIYSFLTHSRTEEVIITHPKQVIIVEGILVLTNPELRELFDVKLFVHADSDERLVRRIRRDIQERGRDLEEVLTRYQKTLKPMHEQFIEPSKNYADIIIPNEKKQNTVAIDVLSTLIINKLNAQK, via the coding sequence ATGCTTGTTATAGGAATTGCAGGTGGTACGGGTTGCGGAAAAACCACTGTGGTAAACAATATTTTAAACAAATTATCATCGGGAGAAGTCATTGTAATTTCACAAGACAACTATTATAAAGACAGTAGTCATTTGCCTTTTTCTGAACGAGAAAAAATAAATTTTGACCACCCAAGATCCATCGATTTCGATTTGCTGGTAAGCCATATCAAAGCCCTTAAAAATAGCAAAACCATTGAGCAGCCTATTTACTCATTCCTCACGCACTCTCGCACCGAGGAGGTAATCATTACCCACCCCAAGCAGGTAATCATAGTTGAAGGAATTTTGGTACTCACCAACCCAGAATTACGCGAATTATTTGATGTGAAACTATTTGTGCATGCCGACTCCGATGAGCGTCTTGTGCGCAGAATCCGCCGTGATATCCAAGAGCGCGGTCGTGATTTAGAGGAAGTTTTAACACGCTACCAAAAGACCTTAAAGCCTATGCACGAGCAATTTATAGAGCCTTCTAAAAATTATGCCGATATCATAATCCCTAATGAGAAAAAACAAAATACAGTAGCCATTGATGTGCTTTCTACGCTGATTATCAATAAGCTAAATGCTCAAAAATAA
- the lpdA gene encoding dihydrolipoyl dehydrogenase has protein sequence MKYDVIVVGSGPGGYVTAIRASQLGFKTAIIERENLGGICLNWGCIPTKALLKSAQVFDYLNHAEAYGLNKPENISYEFPNIVKRSRNVAGTMSKGVQFLMKKNKIDVIMGEATLKPNRKVQVKLNDGGEVEYSAEHIIIATGARSRELPNLPQDGEKVIGYRQALTLPEQPKKLIVVGSGAIGVEFAYFYATMGTEVTIVEFMPRIVPVEDEEISKQLEKSFTKAGIKVMTNASVESVDTSGDGVKAKVKTKDGEVILEADIVLSAVGITPNIENIGLEEVGIVTDRGRILVNDFYQTNIPGYYAIGDVLPTQALAHVASAEGITCVEKIKGLDVHPIDYGNIPGCTYCLPEIASVGLTEAQAKEKGYEIKVGKFPFTANGKATANGNNEGFVKVIFDAKYGEWLGCHMIGVGVTEMISEAVVARKLETTGHEILKTVHPHPTMSEAVMEAVAAAYGEVIHI, from the coding sequence ATGAAATATGATGTTATCGTTGTAGGTAGCGGTCCTGGTGGCTATGTTACCGCAATTAGAGCCTCTCAATTAGGCTTTAAAACTGCAATTATTGAAAGAGAAAATTTAGGAGGAATATGCTTAAACTGGGGATGTATTCCCACTAAAGCTTTATTGAAGAGTGCACAAGTTTTTGATTATTTAAACCATGCGGAGGCTTATGGCTTAAACAAGCCAGAGAACATTTCTTACGAATTCCCGAACATTGTAAAAAGAAGCAGAAATGTTGCAGGGACTATGAGCAAAGGGGTGCAGTTCCTGATGAAGAAAAACAAGATTGATGTCATTATGGGAGAGGCGACCCTAAAGCCAAATAGAAAAGTGCAAGTAAAATTAAATGATGGCGGAGAGGTTGAGTATAGCGCAGAGCATATCATCATCGCGACAGGAGCTCGCTCAAGAGAATTGCCAAACTTGCCACAAGATGGTGAAAAAGTTATCGGATACCGCCAAGCACTTACTTTGCCAGAACAGCCAAAAAAATTAATCGTAGTAGGCTCGGGCGCCATTGGGGTAGAGTTTGCATACTTTTACGCTACGATGGGTACGGAGGTTACCATCGTGGAATTTATGCCAAGAATTGTTCCAGTAGAAGATGAGGAAATCTCAAAACAATTAGAAAAATCATTCACCAAAGCAGGTATTAAGGTAATGACTAATGCCTCGGTAGAATCTGTGGATACAAGCGGAGACGGCGTGAAGGCTAAGGTGAAAACCAAAGATGGAGAAGTAATTTTAGAGGCAGATATCGTTCTCTCTGCCGTGGGCATTACCCCTAATATTGAAAACATTGGCTTGGAGGAAGTAGGTATTGTAACGGATAGAGGTAGAATTTTGGTAAACGATTTTTATCAAACCAATATCCCAGGTTATTATGCCATTGGCGATGTATTGCCTACCCAAGCGCTAGCGCATGTCGCATCAGCAGAGGGCATCACTTGTGTAGAGAAAATCAAAGGCCTAGATGTTCACCCAATCGATTACGGAAATATCCCAGGCTGTACCTATTGCTTGCCAGAAATCGCATCTGTGGGATTAACAGAGGCTCAGGCCAAAGAAAAAGGCTACGAAATTAAAGTAGGAAAATTCCCATTCACTGCCAATGGGAAAGCTACTGCCAACGGAAATAACGAGGGCTTTGTAAAAGTAATTTTCGATGCCAAATATGGCGAATGGCTTGGCTGCCATATGATAGGCGTGGGCGTAACAGAAATGATTTCCGAAGCCGTGGTAGCACGCAAGCTAGAAACCACAGGCCACGAAATCCTCAAAACCGTGCATCCGCACCCTACTATGTCCGAGGCCGTGATGGAGGCCGTAGCAGCAGCTTATGGCGAAGTGATTCATATCTAA
- a CDS encoding DUF5020 family protein, whose protein sequence is MMKKVLVLFLAILGIKSQAQEFQLHYDLGKDRDYLTGTFEIFKPDRLGSTFMFTDIDFNRPDGASLVYFEIARKFNIKNKTIDGLNFHIEYNDGFLITQGDTPLGIPIKPAVLTGIGFPVKIGNFTIQTSYLYKWIQDSNGLDGQFTAVWFKNFAQNKITFRGFLDVWSTPAADGGKNAVFLTEPQLLYNINEHFSLGTEIEISKNFVPSNDFQINPTVMARWVL, encoded by the coding sequence ATGATGAAAAAAGTTTTAGTACTATTCTTGGCCATTTTAGGAATAAAAAGCCAAGCGCAGGAGTTTCAGTTGCACTACGATTTAGGCAAAGACAGAGATTATCTCACGGGCACTTTCGAGATTTTCAAACCCGACCGCCTAGGGAGCACTTTTATGTTTACCGACATAGATTTCAATCGTCCCGACGGCGCATCGCTTGTCTACTTTGAAATTGCACGAAAATTTAATATTAAAAATAAAACCATCGATGGGCTCAATTTTCACATAGAGTACAACGATGGTTTTTTAATTACGCAGGGCGACACTCCGCTGGGCATTCCTATAAAGCCTGCGGTGCTCACAGGAATTGGATTCCCCGTGAAGATAGGCAATTTCACGATTCAGACCTCATACCTCTACAAATGGATTCAGGATTCTAATGGGCTAGATGGGCAGTTTACAGCTGTGTGGTTTAAGAATTTTGCACAAAATAAAATCACATTCAGGGGCTTCCTAGATGTGTGGAGCACCCCAGCTGCCGATGGAGGGAAGAATGCCGTATTCCTCACCGAGCCACAGTTGTTGTATAATATCAATGAGCATTTTTCGCTCGGCACAGAAATCGAAATTAGTAAAAACTTTGTGCCTAGTAATGATTTCCAAATAAACCCCACAGTGATGGCGCGTTGGGTGCTTTAA
- a CDS encoding single-stranded DNA-binding protein: MSGSVNKVILVGNLGDNVKLHYFDENNCIGRFPLATNEVFVRKDTGERVTQTEWHQVVARNKVAQLCEKHLSKGDSVYVEGKLKTRKWDDNGTTRYTTEVQATTIQFLTKNVSTSEHSEEI, from the coding sequence ATGAGTGGTTCGGTAAACAAAGTAATCCTTGTGGGAAATTTGGGAGATAATGTGAAACTACACTATTTTGATGAGAATAATTGTATAGGGAGATTCCCACTTGCGACCAACGAAGTTTTTGTGCGAAAAGATACAGGAGAGCGAGTTACCCAAACCGAGTGGCACCAAGTGGTGGCACGCAATAAAGTGGCACAACTTTGCGAAAAGCATTTGAGCAAAGGCGACTCTGTATATGTGGAAGGAAAATTGAAAACCCGCAAATGGGACGACAACGGAACTACACGCTACACTACTGAGGTACAAGCTACTACCATTCAGTTTTTGACTAAAAATGTAAGCACCTCGGAACATTCCGAAGAAATTTAA
- the tpx gene encoding thiol peroxidase, whose translation MSEITFKGNKVTTYGTLPQSGKAKDFQLVAQDLQTKTLVDYKGKNIILNIFPSVDTGVCATSVRKFNEQAAGKENTVVLCISRDLPFAQGRFCAAEGIKNVEMLSDFRGSFGEDYGVTMEDGPLKGLLSRAIVVLNPEGEVVYSEQVPEIAQEPDYEKALAAVK comes from the coding sequence ATGTCAGAAATTACATTCAAAGGGAATAAAGTAACAACCTACGGAACTTTACCACAATCAGGAAAAGCAAAAGACTTTCAATTAGTAGCCCAAGATTTGCAAACCAAAACTTTGGTAGATTACAAGGGTAAAAATATAATCCTAAACATATTCCCAAGCGTGGATACAGGCGTTTGCGCCACCTCTGTGAGAAAATTTAATGAGCAAGCCGCAGGCAAGGAAAACACAGTAGTACTTTGTATTTCAAGGGATTTGCCATTTGCGCAAGGGCGATTTTGTGCAGCCGAGGGGATTAAAAATGTAGAAATGCTTTCAGATTTTAGAGGAAGCTTTGGCGAAGATTATGGCGTAACAATGGAGGATGGGCCCCTCAAAGGGCTACTTAGCCGTGCCATTGTGGTGCTAAACCCAGAGGGCGAGGTAGTATACTCCGAGCAAGTGCCAGAAATTGCACAAGAGCCAGATTACGAAAAAGCACTGGCTGCTGTAAAATAA
- a CDS encoding NCS2 family permease, whose translation MLAKFFKLKERNTSVRQEFMGGLVTFLTMAYIIFVNPNVLSETGMDKGALISVTCIAGVIGTLVVGFWANVPFAMAPGMGLNAMFTYTLVLTQGASWQQALGVVFLSGVVFIIISVLGLRHKIIDSIPEPLRIAIGSGIGLFIAFIGLKNMGLIVANPATLIGLGGFSPGLIIGLIGFLATILLEIYRAKGSILIGILLSTFLGFIFDPAVSLPENVMSLPPSIMPVFGKLDVFSILKISFIIPIFSFLFVNLFDSIGTALACSMEAGLVDKDGKMPHIKKVLEADAFTTMLSGILGTSSTVTYIESAAGIANGARTGLSSVFTALFFLFAMFFAPIIGIVPAYATAPALILVGIYMVKHLVRIDFSQLYLAVPVFLTLILMPLTYSISSGIAFGFGSYLILCVGTGRFREVHPIMWFIGTLSIFEIVVSLLH comes from the coding sequence ATGCTAGCTAAATTTTTTAAATTAAAGGAAAGAAACACAAGTGTACGGCAGGAGTTTATGGGCGGCCTAGTTACTTTTTTAACGATGGCCTACATCATTTTTGTAAACCCTAATGTGCTTTCAGAAACAGGAATGGACAAAGGAGCGCTGATTTCAGTTACCTGTATCGCGGGCGTAATAGGCACGCTGGTGGTGGGATTTTGGGCAAATGTCCCCTTTGCTATGGCGCCAGGTATGGGGCTTAATGCAATGTTTACCTACACACTAGTCTTAACGCAAGGCGCCTCTTGGCAACAAGCGCTAGGAGTGGTATTCCTTTCAGGGGTGGTATTCATCATTATCTCGGTGCTGGGGTTGCGGCACAAAATCATAGATTCCATTCCAGAGCCTCTGAGAATTGCAATTGGCTCAGGGATAGGGCTTTTCATTGCATTTATTGGGCTGAAAAATATGGGGCTTATCGTGGCAAATCCCGCAACACTCATTGGGTTGGGAGGCTTTTCACCAGGTTTAATCATTGGGCTGATAGGCTTTTTAGCTACCATTTTATTAGAGATTTATAGGGCAAAAGGCTCTATTTTGATAGGGATTTTACTATCCACCTTTTTAGGCTTTATATTTGACCCCGCGGTGAGCTTGCCAGAGAATGTGATGAGTTTGCCTCCGAGTATTATGCCCGTTTTTGGCAAATTAGATGTATTTTCAATCTTAAAAATAAGTTTCATTATCCCTATTTTTTCGTTTCTCTTTGTGAATTTATTTGATTCCATCGGCACGGCGCTTGCTTGCTCAATGGAGGCAGGACTAGTGGATAAAGATGGGAAAATGCCACACATCAAAAAAGTGCTGGAAGCAGATGCATTCACCACGATGCTTAGCGGTATTTTAGGGACAAGCAGCACAGTTACCTACATTGAGTCGGCAGCAGGAATTGCCAATGGTGCGCGCACGGGGCTGAGTTCAGTCTTTACGGCGTTATTTTTCTTATTTGCTATGTTTTTTGCGCCAATTATTGGGATTGTGCCAGCTTATGCCACGGCACCAGCTCTGATTTTAGTTGGGATTTATATGGTAAAGCACTTAGTGCGAATTGATTTTAGCCAATTATATTTAGCCGTGCCAGTATTTTTGACCTTAATTTTAATGCCACTCACATACAGCATCAGCTCTGGAATCGCGTTTGGCTTCGGGAGTTATTTAATCCTCTGTGTGGGCACAGGGCGATTTAGAGAGGTACACCCAATTATGTGGTTCATCGGCACGCTTTCGATTTTTGAAATAGTTGTATCATTATTACATTAA
- a CDS encoding septum formation initiator family protein, whose product MENEKPTLGLKTRAFLSKYKYVIISVAFIIWMIFFDQNSVLMHRELNNEITRLNEDIEYYQKELNTQNQQLKQLEKDKSSYEKIAREKYFMKKSNEDIFIIELKDSIQQPTK is encoded by the coding sequence ATGGAAAATGAAAAGCCTACGCTCGGACTTAAAACAAGAGCCTTTCTGTCCAAATACAAATATGTAATCATATCGGTAGCCTTCATTATTTGGATGATTTTCTTTGACCAAAATTCAGTTTTAATGCACCGAGAGCTTAACAACGAAATCACGCGCCTGAATGAAGACATTGAGTATTACCAAAAGGAATTAAACACTCAAAACCAACAACTTAAACAGCTTGAAAAAGATAAAAGCTCATATGAAAAAATTGCGCGCGAAAAGTATTTTATGAAAAAAAGCAATGAGGACATCTTCATCATTGAGCTGAAAGATAGCATACAGCAGCCCACAAAATAA
- a CDS encoding TonB-dependent siderophore receptor translates to MKTITTSLMLLSTMSGVLAQKPTTDSINNKFNIDPIVVSGTLRPVTKTQSAVPVEVYTKAFFQQNPSPNLFEALGNINGIRPQVNCNVCNTGDIHINGLEGPNTMVLIDGMPIVSGLSTVYGLSGIPEDLIERVEVVKGPASTLYGSEAVGGLINIITKNPLTAPKFSVNAFASSWQKYNVDLATKFNAGEKVSSLVGLNYFNYSNPIDKNNDNFTDLTLQNRVSVFNKWSVNRPENRKFTFAGRYVYEDRWGGEMDWNKSYRGTDIKYGESIYTSRWEAFGTYQLPTTEKIFLDISLNHHHQDSYYGTDKFLADQNIYFGQLTWHKNIGIHNLLFGAAYRYTYYDDNTPATMQDYAHAKETHLPGAFVQDEIHLNPQNVLLAGLRYDYNSAHGNIFSPRINYKWNSADKNTILRLSAGNGYRVVNVFTEDHAALTGAREVIFKDHLKPETSWNGNVNLVQNFYTDAGNFFNLDFSAFYTYFNNKIVADYDENPNQIVYDNLKDHAISKGLSLSFNAYTKLGLKLNLGATLQDVYSVENNEKIQQEFTEHFSGSWGIGYEFKKAKLKIDYTGNLRSPMKLPLLSETDPRPEKSPWYSIQNIQISKSFNNGLEVYGGVKNLLDFTPYKHAPFVIARAHDPFDKEVVFNDKNEAIPTPNNPYGLTFDPSYVYATNQGIRAFLGVRFNLK, encoded by the coding sequence ATGAAAACAATCACTACTAGTTTAATGCTACTATCGACAATGTCGGGAGTTTTAGCGCAAAAACCCACCACAGATTCCATTAATAATAAGTTCAATATCGATCCCATAGTAGTTTCGGGAACGCTTCGACCTGTAACCAAAACGCAAAGTGCTGTTCCTGTGGAAGTGTACACCAAAGCCTTTTTTCAGCAAAATCCAAGTCCCAATTTATTTGAAGCCTTAGGAAACATCAACGGGATTCGCCCGCAGGTAAATTGCAATGTTTGCAACACGGGCGACATCCACATCAATGGGCTAGAAGGTCCCAATACCATGGTTCTCATCGATGGAATGCCCATCGTGAGTGGGCTAAGCACCGTGTATGGACTAAGCGGGATTCCAGAGGATTTGATTGAGCGTGTAGAAGTGGTAAAAGGTCCTGCCTCTACTCTTTACGGATCCGAAGCGGTGGGCGGATTGATTAACATTATTACTAAAAATCCCTTGACGGCACCTAAATTTTCTGTAAACGCCTTCGCCTCTTCGTGGCAAAAATACAATGTAGATTTGGCAACGAAGTTTAACGCAGGCGAAAAGGTTTCTTCTCTCGTGGGGCTTAATTACTTTAATTATAGCAATCCGATTGATAAGAATAATGACAATTTCACGGATTTAACTTTACAAAATCGCGTTTCGGTGTTTAATAAATGGAGCGTGAACCGCCCTGAAAACCGAAAATTCACTTTTGCGGGACGATATGTGTACGAAGATCGCTGGGGCGGCGAAATGGACTGGAACAAATCCTACCGTGGCACCGACATTAAATACGGCGAAAGCATTTACACCAGCCGCTGGGAAGCTTTTGGGACTTACCAATTGCCCACTACCGAAAAGATTTTCCTAGACATTAGCTTAAACCACCATCACCAAGACAGCTACTACGGCACAGACAAATTCTTAGCCGATCAAAACATTTATTTCGGGCAATTGACTTGGCACAAAAACATCGGAATTCATAATTTATTATTTGGTGCAGCTTATCGCTACACTTATTATGACGACAACACGCCTGCGACCATGCAGGATTATGCACACGCCAAAGAAACGCATTTGCCAGGCGCATTTGTGCAAGATGAAATTCATTTAAATCCCCAAAATGTATTGCTTGCAGGATTGAGATATGATTACAATTCGGCTCACGGAAATATTTTTTCTCCAAGAATTAATTACAAATGGAACTCTGCCGACAAAAACACGATTTTACGCCTAAGTGCAGGCAATGGATACCGCGTAGTAAATGTATTTACCGAAGACCATGCGGCACTCACAGGAGCACGCGAAGTGATTTTTAAAGATCATTTAAAACCAGAAACTTCTTGGAACGGAAATGTGAATTTAGTTCAAAATTTCTATACCGATGCGGGCAATTTCTTTAATCTAGACTTTAGTGCATTTTACACCTATTTCAACAATAAAATCGTTGCCGATTACGACGAAAATCCCAACCAAATCGTGTATGATAATTTAAAAGACCATGCCATTTCTAAAGGGCTTTCACTAAGTTTTAATGCCTATACCAAGCTGGGCTTAAAATTAAATCTAGGAGCCACTTTGCAAGATGTGTATTCGGTGGAAAATAACGAAAAAATTCAGCAAGAATTTACCGAACATTTTTCGGGCTCATGGGGAATTGGTTATGAATTTAAAAAAGCTAAATTAAAAATTGATTACACAGGAAATTTACGCAGCCCTATGAAATTACCTCTCCTGAGCGAAACCGATCCAAGACCCGAGAAATCGCCTTGGTATTCGATACAAAACATACAAATCAGCAAAAGCTTTAACAACGGATTGGAGGTGTATGGCGGTGTGAAAAACTTGCTAGATTTCACTCCATACAAGCATGCCCCATTTGTGATTGCTCGTGCGCATGATCCATTCGATAAAGAGGTGGTTTTCAATGACAAAAATGAAGCAATTCCTACACCTAATAATCCATACGGACTCACATTCGACCCGTCGTATGTTTACGCTACCAATCAAGGAATTAGAGCCTTCTTGGGCGTAAGATTCAATCTTAAATAA